In Amyelois transitella isolate CPQ chromosome 26, ilAmyTran1.1, whole genome shotgun sequence, the following proteins share a genomic window:
- the LOC106131725 gene encoding U6 snRNA-associated Sm-like protein LSm6, translating into MSRKEALSSFIQQIHGRPVVVKLNSGVDYRGVLACLDGYMNIALEQTEEYVNGQLKNKYGDAFIRGNNVLYISTQKRRI; encoded by the exons atGAGCCGCAAGGAAGCACTATCCTCGTTCATCCAGCAAATCCACGGGCGCCCCGTTGTCGTAAAACTGAACAGCGGCGTCGATTACAGAG GTGTGCTAGCCTGCTTAGATGGCTACATGAACATAGCCCTCGAGCAAACGGAGGAGTATGTGAACGGTCAGTTGAAGAACAAGTACGGAGATGCATTCATCCGAGGAAACAATGTGCTTTACATCAGCACACAGAAACGCAGGATATGA
- the LOC106131726 gene encoding GATA zinc finger domain-containing protein 1, protein MPKPVCVKCSTNDSLLWRSAENGQICNDCHLANAAKDNRFEIEIKVESEEIKETDSKNGKDDSTPAKATGKGTRKSTRSTRYKPKTPAPAPPKPPALRGRGRRSLFKRPPVKAPISTPTVVTSDSVFYKGNYLQVGDIVSMVDVDGGLYYAQIRGFMTDQYCEKSAVVTWLLPTKASPPPDKGFDPATYIIGPEEELARKLEVMEFVMHAPSDYYKASNCPYPLIDTEVNSYSGYIWTSLYDD, encoded by the exons atgccaAAGCCTGTATGTGTGAAATGCAGCACCAACGATTCTCTCCTCTGGCGGAGCGCCGAAAATGGGCAGATCTGCAACGACTGCCACCTCGCCAACGCTGCTAAAGACAACAGATTCGAGATAGAAATCAAAGTAGAAAGCGaggaaataaaagaaacagaTTCTAAAAATGGTAAAGATGACTCTACCCCTGCGAAAGCTACTGGAAAGGGGACGCGAAAAAGTACTCGTTCGACGAGGTACAAGCCGAAGACGCCGGCCCCAGCGCCTCCCAAGCCGCCCGCGCTGCGAGGACGAGGTAGACGCAGCCTGTTCAAAAGACCTCCTGTCAAGGCGCCCATATCCACACCAACAGTGGTTACAAGTGATTCAGTGTTCTATAAG GGCAACTACTTACAAGTAGGCGACATAGTTTCAATGGTGGATGTAGATGGCGGGCTGTACTATGCTCAGATCCGTGGCTTTATGACGGACCAGTACTGCGAGAAGAGTGCTGTCGTCACATGGCTGCTCCCTACCAAGGCCAGCCCCCCGCCTGACAAAGGATTTGATCCTGCTACATATATTATTG GACCAGAAGAAGAACTCGCCCGCAAGCTGGAAGTGATGGAGTTTGTGATGCACGCGCCGTCAGACTACTACAAAGCCAGCAACTGCCCGTACCCCCTCATCGACACCGAGGTTAACAGCTACAGCGGGTACATCTGGACGTCTCTTTATGATGACTAG
- the LOC132903457 gene encoding uncharacterized protein LOC132903457 codes for MLLWRLVSLLAAMIAVDSLRVYSSFWAPLFDPRILNYRVDAPFSPDAGKNARMAYEQKYGARGVNLIADLGNGKGPGGYKENKNHEAVHFYYTYPGAREE; via the exons ATGTTATTATGGAGATTGGTTTCATTGCTTGCTGCAATGATAGCTGTGGATTCATTGAGGGTGTATTCAAGTTTCTGGGCGCCCCTGTTTGACCCGCGAATACTGAACTACAGAGTGGACGCCCCGTTTTCGCCAGACGCGGGGAAAAATGCAAGAATGGCTTATGAACAAAAATATGGTGCTAGAGGAGTGAATTTGATTGCTGATTTAGGGAATGGAAAAGGCCCTGGTGGATATAAAGAGAACAAG AATCATGAAGCAGtccatttttattacacataccCTGGAGCAAGGGAAGAGTAA
- the LOC106131715 gene encoding protein Wnt-7b, translating to MSGWVRRVRTNHAITRLLLLVLCVRSGAAARAVPAGGLGARLLCARGLTERQRALCHAAPAHVAQLGIGLSMAYAECRSQLSGRRWNCSGVGDHNYFGHVMPKATREAAFTYAITAAGATHALSAACARGDLPGCGCSSNRLSPSRRRGAASLTAVTTSPGAEQFQWGGCGEVALGARFARKFLDARELEADARSLMNLHNNRVGRKLVKDLIRQECKCHGVSGSCTVQTCWRALPPFRAVAAALKEKYRKAKLVVPRTDGLALGLGKTQFFIKRRHPEKSERQPRRSELVYLEPSPSYCEPDAASGAPGTHGRHCNRTSRGEDGCESLCCGRGYSTARAVARQQCRCRFHWCCRVSCDTCLVRTDTHICK from the exons ATGTCGGGATGGGTGCGTCGCGTGCGGACCAACCACGCGATCACACGACTCCTGTTGCTGGTGCTTTGTGTCAG AAGcggcgccgccgcccgcgcggTGCCGGCCGGCGGGCTGGGCGCGCGGCTGCTGTGCGCGCGCGGGCTCACGGAGCGCCAGCGCGCGCTGTGCCACGCCGCGCCCGCGCACGTCGCGCAGCTCGGCATCGGACTCAG CATGGCGTACGCCGAGTGCCGGTCTCAGCTGAGCGGCCGCCGCTGGAACTGCTCGGGCGTGGGGGACCACAACTACTTCGGGCACGTCATGCCCAAAG CGACACGCGAAGCGGCGTTCACATACGCGATCACGGCGGCGGGCGCGACGCATGCGCTGAGCGCGGCGTGCGCGCGCGGCGACCTGCCCGGCTGTGGCTGCTCTTCCAATAG GCTATCCCCGAGTCGTCGTCGCGGCGCGGCCTCGCTGACCGCCGTGACCACCTCCCCCGGCGCCGAGCAGTTCCAGTGGGGCGGCTGCGGGGAGGTGGCGCTCGGCGCGCGGTTCGCCAGGAAGTTCCTGGACGCGCGCGAGCTGGAGGCGGACGCCAGGAGCCTGATGAACTTGCACAACAACCGCGTGGGCCGGAAG TTGGTGAAAGACCTGATCCGGCAAGAGTGCAAATGCCACGGCGTGTCGGGTTCGTGCACCGTGCAGACGTGCTGGCGCGCGCTGCCCCCCTTCAGGGCGGTCGCGGCTGCCCTCAAGGAGAAGTACAGGAAAGCCAAGCTGGTGGTGCCCAGGACGGACGGGCTGGCGCTGGGGTTGGGGAAGACGCAGTTCTTTATTAAAAG AAGACATCCCGAGAAGTCAGAGCGCCAGCCGCGCCGCTCCGAGCTGGTGTACTTGGAGCCCTCGCCGTCGTACTGCGAGCCCGACGCGGCCAGCGGCGCGCCCGGCACCCACGGGAGACACTGCAACCGCACCTCTAGAG GAGAAGACGGCTGCGAGAGCCTGTGCTGCGGGCGCGGCTACAGCACGGCGCGCGCGGTGGCGCGGCAGCAGTGCCGCTGCCGCTTCCACTGGTGCTGCCGCGTCAGCTGCGACACCTGTCTCGTGCGGACCGACACACACATCTGCAAGTGA